A DNA window from Microcystis aeruginosa NIES-843 contains the following coding sequences:
- the cobG gene encoding precorrin-3B synthase, with translation MNWLVEANACPGLFYGTAAQDGFLIRLRTPGGWLNSQQGKAIATWLEQWQTTIQVTNRANLQIRGLQKSPTLEEFQTLQKLGLAAHNPSIDHLRNIMSSPTAGIDCQESIDTRPLVQELDNFIQNYPSIAELSPKFSIGIDGGGAVGIGTGSTMDWQHRYNEIQLSAITVNNPTNLTSLVCFRLALGGDKQFYDTDLLIEPENCLAVVKALVKVYIDYVQQNPNIKGKKPRMKHLLKDWGLAKYLEQVNSQLHRTSTGIIKGQEYRQAAHSTQPYFHLGIHPQKQPGLSYIGLSLRLGQLTANQLWGLATLSETFGSGQLRLTPWQTVILPDIPDEKVSELLPKLAFLGLSASLGWDAGIVACSGKPGCAAAATATQIHASLLADYLKERLTCNSPVNIHLTGCAKSCAQPGPAEITLLGTTIEENGQILEAYQVYVGDSQKFLETPIFEGEFTKIPPLIAQILSSQNSKILDK, from the coding sequence GTGAATTGGTTAGTTGAAGCAAATGCTTGTCCCGGTTTGTTTTATGGAACTGCTGCCCAGGATGGGTTTTTAATTCGTCTCCGCACCCCCGGTGGATGGCTCAATTCTCAACAGGGAAAAGCGATCGCCACTTGGCTCGAACAATGGCAGACGACAATACAAGTTACCAATCGGGCAAATCTGCAAATTCGCGGACTGCAAAAATCCCCCACTTTAGAAGAATTTCAAACCCTGCAAAAATTAGGGTTAGCTGCCCATAATCCCAGTATCGATCATCTGCGTAATATCATGTCCAGTCCCACGGCTGGAATTGACTGCCAAGAATCGATCGATACTCGTCCATTAGTCCAAGAATTAGATAATTTTATCCAAAATTATCCATCAATTGCCGAACTAAGTCCTAAATTTAGTATCGGTATCGATGGCGGTGGTGCAGTGGGAATTGGCACTGGTTCAACTATGGACTGGCAACACCGCTATAACGAGATTCAGCTATCGGCAATTACCGTCAATAATCCGACAAATTTAACTTCTCTTGTTTGCTTTCGATTAGCCCTCGGAGGAGATAAACAATTCTATGACACGGACTTATTAATTGAGCCAGAAAACTGTTTAGCTGTGGTGAAAGCTCTAGTAAAGGTTTATATCGATTATGTTCAACAAAACCCCAATATCAAGGGTAAAAAACCGAGGATGAAACACCTGCTTAAAGATTGGGGATTAGCAAAATATCTCGAACAAGTTAACTCTCAATTACATCGGACTTCTACCGGCATAATAAAAGGGCAAGAATACCGGCAGGCTGCCCATTCTACTCAACCCTATTTTCATCTGGGAATTCATCCTCAAAAGCAACCCGGATTATCTTATATTGGTCTATCATTAAGATTAGGGCAATTGACGGCTAATCAACTATGGGGATTAGCGACACTATCAGAAACTTTTGGCAGTGGTCAGTTACGATTAACCCCTTGGCAGACTGTTATATTACCCGATATTCCCGATGAAAAAGTGTCAGAATTGTTGCCAAAACTGGCATTCTTAGGATTATCCGCTTCTCTTGGATGGGATGCGGGGATAGTTGCCTGTAGCGGTAAACCGGGCTGTGCAGCGGCGGCCACTGCAACTCAAATTCATGCTTCTCTCTTGGCAGATTATTTGAAAGAACGCTTAACCTGCAATTCTCCTGTTAATATTCATTTGACAGGTTGTGCTAAATCCTGCGCTCAACCGGGTCCAGCCGAAATTACCCTTTTAGGAACCACCATCGAGGAAAATGGCCAAATACTAGAAGCTTATCAAGTCTATGTGGGTGATAGTCAAAAATTCTTAGAAACACCTATATTTGAGGGAGAATTTACCAAGATTCCCCCCCTCATAGCCCAAATTTTAAGCTCCCAAAACTCGAAAATTTTAGATAAATAG
- the cobI gene encoding precorrin-2 C(20)-methyltransferase, producing MNKLGKLYGLGIGPGDPELLTLKAHRILTTVPVIAYPTLESGKVLARAIVSDFIRPEQIEIPMPLPFSVERSSQPHYDIAAENIAEQLKLGLDVAVLCVGDPMLYGTFMYIFNRLCDRFSIEVVPGISSVMASAAMLGVPITYRNDVFSIMPATLEAEILRDRLAFIDAAAIIKLGRHFAKVRNILEELGLLERALYIERATLPNQQIIPITEVDPEAATYWSLILIPSKTKPQ from the coding sequence ATGAATAAATTAGGCAAACTTTATGGATTAGGAATCGGGCCCGGCGATCCCGAATTGTTGACGCTCAAAGCACACCGAATTCTCACAACTGTTCCGGTAATTGCTTATCCTACCTTAGAAAGTGGCAAAGTTTTGGCACGGGCAATTGTGTCGGATTTTATCCGTCCCGAGCAGATAGAAATTCCCATGCCTTTACCTTTTAGTGTCGAGCGCAGTTCTCAACCTCATTATGATATTGCCGCCGAAAATATCGCCGAACAGTTAAAATTAGGTCTAGATGTGGCGGTGCTATGTGTGGGCGATCCGATGTTGTATGGCACGTTTATGTATATTTTTAATCGCTTGTGTGATCGCTTTTCCATTGAAGTCGTGCCGGGTATTTCTTCAGTGATGGCAAGTGCAGCAATGCTGGGTGTACCTATCACTTATCGAAATGACGTATTTAGTATTATGCCCGCTACTTTAGAGGCGGAAATATTGCGGGATCGCCTAGCCTTTATCGATGCAGCGGCGATTATTAAATTGGGCAGACATTTCGCTAAAGTTCGCAATATTCTCGAGGAATTAGGATTATTAGAACGCGCCCTCTACATCGAACGAGCAACCTTACCCAATCAGCAAATTATTCCGATTACAGAAGTCGATCCAGAGGCTGCTACTTACTGGTCATTAATTCTGATTCCTAGTAAAACTAAACCTCAATAA
- a CDS encoding SUMF1/EgtB/PvdO family nonheme iron enzyme — MSDSPESIRNTSVSDQATNNDALGFEPYVIAIAEFLLHQQTQPPLTLSVEGEWGSGKSSFMKMLEEYLRKKGGRTVWFNAWRHDKAESVWAAFALSFIKQISTPKNWRDLPRIILVHFKLQLLRFNLEKGLFELIKALPVIIFVICASIAIPFILIGYGVEGINELIRATTSQDVFWSKINSVFKLLFTAVGVTLSGAGIFAGIKSLLRNFQRLLQNPKNNLIKYIEAPDYKKQSAFVEEFHEDFAKIVDAYVGNDRVYVFIDDLDRCEHPKSADLMQAINLMIADDPSVVFILGMDREKVAASLAVKYENILKYLPSETTEIDPDILARRSANKGLAYGYTFIEKFVQLPFLVPQPSRSDFERFLIQLATSTPPNLQPAKPRFTFFQSFWGKFKLALPWRNNSQKHLTSATSNQTSDLKNLSLDNPSIESEQTEKEKARASVIKRLEAIQVNKSDNRDSQTVRNIIMMVAPALDYNPRRIKHFINVFRLKVYIANETGLFFEERDENDNLLDPSLTFEQLGKFTAISLKWPLLLSDLENDKRILAKLEEFALDEEKTKEYEESLRYWGSHIKLKALMAYGHDKLAANSKFSLAEVNVDKLLQVSPKVIRLDNEPIQQKQISDIEIIQKITSLPHIKISQNITSLPPDFHLEMVDIPAGKFNMGSNQYEDEKPIHEVIVPAFQIGKYPVTQAQYQAVMGYNPSIAAYYPLKFSGNPQNPVESISWFNAQAFCENLSQLTGKNYRLPTETEWEYACRAGTETLFSFGDDKDKLGDYAWFRANSNNTTHPVGEKQPNPWGIYDMHGNVWEWCADEYHESYVNKPENIKENGSIPWYGGYLSTKPSLRGGACDSYPGLCRSAYRGDSDVHGQGHGFRVVCDLPQSVNS, encoded by the coding sequence ATGTCCGATTCTCCTGAATCTATCCGCAATACTAGCGTCAGCGATCAAGCTACTAATAATGATGCTCTCGGATTTGAGCCTTATGTAATAGCGATCGCTGAATTTTTGTTGCATCAGCAGACACAACCACCCCTAACTTTATCGGTTGAGGGAGAGTGGGGTAGTGGCAAGTCTTCTTTTATGAAAATGTTAGAGGAATATTTACGAAAAAAGGGAGGTCGGACGGTTTGGTTTAATGCTTGGCGACACGATAAGGCGGAGTCGGTATGGGCAGCCTTTGCGCTGTCTTTTATTAAGCAGATTTCTACGCCCAAAAATTGGCGAGATTTGCCTCGAATTATCCTAGTACACTTTAAATTACAATTATTGCGTTTTAACTTAGAAAAAGGCTTGTTTGAATTAATTAAAGCTTTACCAGTAATAATTTTTGTGATTTGTGCCTCAATTGCCATTCCCTTTATTTTAATCGGTTATGGCGTTGAAGGAATTAACGAATTAATCAGAGCAACAACCTCTCAAGATGTTTTTTGGAGCAAAATTAATTCAGTTTTTAAATTATTATTTACTGCGGTCGGTGTCACCTTATCAGGAGCGGGGATTTTCGCTGGTATTAAGAGTTTATTGAGAAATTTTCAAAGGTTACTCCAAAACCCCAAAAACAACCTAATTAAATATATAGAAGCCCCAGATTATAAAAAACAATCGGCATTTGTAGAAGAATTTCATGAAGATTTTGCTAAAATTGTCGATGCCTATGTTGGCAATGATCGGGTATATGTATTTATTGACGATTTAGATCGTTGTGAACATCCAAAATCAGCGGACTTGATGCAAGCGATTAATTTGATGATTGCTGATGATCCTTCAGTGGTGTTTATTTTAGGAATGGACAGAGAAAAAGTAGCCGCTAGTTTAGCGGTAAAATACGAAAACATTCTCAAGTATTTACCGTCGGAAACCACAGAAATTGATCCTGATATTTTAGCGAGACGTAGTGCTAATAAAGGGTTAGCTTATGGTTATACCTTTATTGAAAAGTTTGTCCAGCTTCCCTTTTTAGTTCCCCAACCATCCCGGTCAGATTTTGAGCGTTTTTTGATTCAGCTTGCTACTTCAACTCCTCCCAATTTACAGCCAGCTAAACCTCGTTTTACATTTTTTCAGTCATTCTGGGGTAAGTTTAAGTTAGCTTTACCCTGGAGAAATAATTCGCAAAAGCATCTCACTTCTGCAACAAGTAATCAGACAAGTGATTTAAAAAACTTGTCTCTAGATAATCCTTCGATAGAATCTGAACAAACCGAAAAAGAGAAAGCACGAGCATCTGTAATTAAGCGATTAGAAGCGATTCAAGTCAACAAATCTGATAATAGAGATTCCCAAACAGTGCGGAATATCATTATGATGGTGGCTCCCGCATTGGATTACAATCCGCGACGGATTAAACACTTTATCAATGTCTTTCGTCTCAAGGTTTATATCGCTAATGAAACTGGTTTATTTTTTGAGGAGCGAGATGAGAATGATAATTTGTTAGATCCTTCTTTGACTTTTGAACAGTTAGGTAAATTTACTGCCATTAGTTTAAAATGGCCATTGTTATTATCAGATTTAGAAAATGATAAGCGAATTTTAGCAAAACTAGAAGAATTTGCACTAGATGAAGAAAAAACCAAAGAATATGAAGAGTCGCTTCGCTATTGGGGTAGTCATATTAAGCTAAAAGCTTTAATGGCTTACGGTCATGACAAATTGGCAGCTAACTCTAAATTTAGCTTGGCAGAGGTAAATGTTGATAAATTATTACAAGTATCACCCAAGGTAATTCGGTTAGATAATGAGCCTATTCAACAAAAACAAATTTCCGATATTGAAATTATCCAAAAGATTACCTCATTGCCTCATATTAAAATTAGCCAAAATATTACCTCATTGCCTCCAGACTTTCACTTAGAAATGGTGGATATACCCGCCGGTAAATTTAACATGGGTTCTAATCAGTATGAAGATGAAAAACCGATACATGAAGTAATTGTGCCAGCATTTCAGATAGGCAAATATCCCGTAACCCAAGCACAGTATCAAGCGGTGATGGGATATAATCCTTCGATAGCGGCATATTATCCTTTAAAGTTTTCAGGAAATCCCCAGAACCCGGTAGAATCCATTAGTTGGTTTAATGCTCAAGCTTTTTGTGAAAACCTGAGCCAGTTAACTGGAAAAAACTACCGTTTGCCTACAGAAACAGAATGGGAATATGCCTGTCGCGCTGGTACAGAAACCCTATTTAGTTTTGGCGATGATAAAGATAAACTAGGAGATTATGCCTGGTTTCGTGCTAATTCAAATAATACAACCCATCCTGTTGGGGAAAAACAGCCTAATCCTTGGGGAATTTATGATATGCACGGCAATGTTTGGGAATGGTGTGCTGATGAATATCATGAAAGTTATGTTAATAAACCAGAAAATATTAAAGAAAATGGCAGTATTCCATGGTATGGTGGTTATTTAAGTACCAAACCATCACTTCGTGGCGGCGCTTGTGACTCCTATCCCGGGCTTTGCCGTTCCGCATATCGCGGCGACAGCGATGTTCACGGCCAGGGACACGGTTTTCGTGTTGTGTGCGATCTCCCCCAATCAGTTAACAGTTAA
- a CDS encoding precorrin-8X methylmutase translates to MEYIKNGEEIYRKSFAIIRAETNWENLPDDLAPVAVRLIHSCGMTDITKDLEASPDAVKIGRNALAGGAAILCDSQMVANGITKARLPKDNPIICTLNHPEVTELARQINNTRSAAALELWRPHLAGAVVAIGNAPTALFRLLELLDQNVDKPALILGFPVGFVGAAESKIELATNSRGVPFITLHGRRGGSAIAAAAVNALAKENEL, encoded by the coding sequence ATGGAATACATTAAGAATGGTGAGGAAATTTACCGCAAATCTTTTGCTATTATTCGGGCTGAAACTAACTGGGAAAATCTCCCCGATGATTTAGCTCCTGTGGCGGTTCGTCTAATTCATTCCTGTGGGATGACAGACATAACAAAAGATTTAGAAGCATCACCGGACGCGGTTAAAATCGGACGAAATGCCCTCGCTGGGGGTGCAGCAATTCTCTGTGATTCTCAAATGGTCGCTAATGGCATTACCAAAGCGCGTTTACCTAAAGATAATCCGATTATTTGTACCCTCAATCATCCAGAAGTAACCGAGTTAGCACGGCAAATTAATAATACCCGCTCCGCTGCCGCTTTAGAACTTTGGCGACCTCATTTAGCTGGAGCAGTGGTGGCCATTGGTAATGCACCAACCGCACTTTTTCGCCTACTAGAATTGCTCGATCAAAATGTAGATAAACCGGCTTTGATTTTAGGCTTTCCCGTGGGATTTGTGGGAGCGGCAGAGTCGAAAATAGAATTAGCAACTAATAGTCGTGGCGTGCCATTTATTACCCTGCACGGACGTAGGGGAGGCAGCGCAATCGCAGCAGCAGCAGTCAATGCTTTAGCAAAAGAGAACGAATTATGA
- the dprA gene encoding DNA-processing protein DprA, protein MTDDRVYWLAWSSIAGVGSISLKRLYQHFGSVAVAWNATDTAIAEVAGFGKKLMVAVREGRSQIDPEALFAEHIQKNPLFWTPSDPEYPRFLWEIPSPPPLLYYQGKVNLEENQGNIPTVAIVGTRNPTDHGRRWARRLSTLLAQQGFTIVSGMAEGIDGEAHQSCLKAGGRTIAVLGTGVDVVYPSRHRQLHADIQKQGLVISEHPAATQPNKAHFPSRNRIIAGLSRATIVIEAPERSGSLITANYANEFGGDIYALPNSPDIAAARGCLQLIHQGAEIIVSEEKLLEMLGAIPTTNQSAPVNLSPSLPLETSPAFNPAPPVNLEPRLAQVYQLFDRDALLFDIIVEKMQIPTSEVAGILLELELMGLVTQLPGMRYQKT, encoded by the coding sequence TTGACAGACGATCGCGTTTATTGGTTAGCATGGTCAAGTATTGCTGGAGTTGGGTCAATTTCCCTAAAGCGACTCTATCAACATTTTGGCAGTGTCGCTGTGGCCTGGAATGCCACCGATACTGCGATCGCAGAAGTGGCGGGATTTGGCAAAAAGTTAATGGTAGCGGTACGGGAAGGGCGATCGCAAATTGACCCAGAAGCTCTTTTCGCCGAACATATCCAGAAAAACCCCCTTTTTTGGACTCCTAGCGACCCAGAATATCCCCGCTTTCTCTGGGAAATTCCCAGTCCTCCCCCCTTACTTTACTATCAAGGAAAGGTCAATTTAGAGGAAAATCAGGGAAATATCCCCACCGTCGCCATTGTGGGTACTCGTAACCCCACGGATCACGGCCGGCGCTGGGCGCGGCGCTTAAGTACCCTTTTGGCCCAACAGGGATTTACTATTGTTTCTGGTATGGCCGAAGGAATTGATGGCGAGGCACACCAAAGCTGTTTAAAAGCGGGGGGAAGAACGATTGCCGTCTTGGGAACGGGGGTCGATGTGGTTTATCCTAGTCGTCATCGGCAGCTACACGCGGACATCCAAAAGCAGGGTTTAGTTATTAGTGAACATCCTGCCGCAACTCAGCCGAATAAAGCCCATTTTCCCAGTCGTAATCGCATTATCGCCGGTTTAAGTCGCGCGACTATTGTTATCGAGGCCCCCGAAAGGTCAGGCTCCCTAATCACAGCTAATTATGCTAACGAATTCGGCGGCGATATCTATGCTTTACCCAATTCTCCCGATATTGCTGCCGCTAGGGGTTGTTTACAACTGATTCATCAGGGGGCAGAAATTATCGTTTCTGAGGAGAAATTATTAGAAATGTTGGGGGCAATTCCCACCACGAACCAATCCGCACCAGTTAATCTCTCCCCTTCACTCCCTCTAGAGACATCCCCGGCCTTTAATCCTGCTCCTCCAGTCAATCTAGAACCTAGACTAGCACAAGTGTATCAGTTATTTGACAGAGATGCCCTGTTGTTTGACATTATTGTTGAAAAAATGCAAATCCCCACCTCAGAAGTGGCGGGGATCTTATTGGAATTAGAATTAATGGGTTTAGTGACTCAGTTACCCGGTATGCGTTACCAGAAAACCTAG
- the trxA gene encoding thioredoxin yields the protein MSEVPAVTDANFKVEVLDSADLVLVDFWAPWCGPCRMVAPVVEEIAKQFEGQVKVVKLNTDENPIIASQYGIRSIPTLMIFKEGQKVDMVVGAVPRTTLANTLNKLLGVN from the coding sequence ATGTCAGAGGTTCCTGCAGTTACAGATGCCAACTTTAAAGTCGAAGTTTTAGATAGTGCCGACCTTGTCCTAGTAGACTTCTGGGCTCCTTGGTGCGGCCCCTGTCGAATGGTGGCTCCCGTTGTCGAAGAAATTGCCAAACAGTTCGAAGGGCAAGTCAAGGTGGTGAAACTCAACACCGACGAAAACCCCATTATCGCTAGTCAGTACGGGATTCGCAGTATTCCTACTCTGATGATCTTCAAAGAAGGTCAAAAAGTTGATATGGTGGTCGGGGCTGTACCGAGAACCACTTTAGCTAATACCCTAAATAAACTCCTGGGAGTTAACTAG